From Lentimicrobium sp. L6, a single genomic window includes:
- a CDS encoding mannose-1-phosphate guanylyltransferase, giving the protein MNKNNFCVIMAGGIGSRFWPMSRTTTPKQFIDVLGTGETLIQQTVNRFRKVCPIENIYVVTNDLYREMVKEQIPDMEYDQILCEPARRNTAPCIAYANYKIQSINPNANIVVAPSDHIILKEDVFVEVIKSALEATANNDWLITLGIEPSRPDTGYGYIQFDKNLKDDRDGRIHKVKTFTEKPKLELAKEFLKSGDFLWNAGIFVWSLKSIQKAFDTHLADVSNIFKEGMGMYNTEREELFIENAYSICKNISIDYGVMESAENVYVLSSDFGWSDLGTWGSLYAIRDKDENENTILGKNVMTYDTKNSIVNVKGNRLVVLQGLDDYIVVDEDNILLVCKKTDEQSIKTIVNDVKATKGDKFV; this is encoded by the coding sequence ATGAATAAAAATAACTTTTGTGTAATCATGGCAGGTGGTATTGGAAGCCGCTTCTGGCCAATGAGTCGCACTACTACCCCCAAGCAATTTATTGATGTATTAGGAACTGGAGAAACATTAATTCAACAAACTGTTAATCGTTTCAGGAAAGTTTGTCCTATCGAAAATATATATGTAGTCACCAATGATTTGTACAGGGAAATGGTAAAAGAACAAATTCCAGATATGGAATATGACCAAATTCTTTGTGAGCCTGCTAGAAGAAATACAGCGCCTTGCATTGCTTATGCAAATTATAAGATACAATCTATAAATCCTAATGCAAATATTGTTGTAGCGCCATCTGATCATATTATTTTAAAAGAGGATGTTTTTGTTGAAGTCATTAAGTCTGCATTAGAGGCTACAGCCAATAATGATTGGTTGATTACATTAGGAATTGAACCAAGCAGACCTGATACCGGCTATGGTTATATTCAGTTCGACAAGAACTTAAAAGACGATCGTGATGGGCGTATCCATAAGGTTAAAACCTTTACAGAAAAGCCAAAGTTAGAATTAGCTAAGGAGTTTTTGAAAAGTGGAGATTTCCTATGGAATGCAGGAATATTTGTTTGGTCATTAAAGAGTATCCAAAAGGCTTTTGATACCCATTTAGCCGATGTGAGTAATATCTTTAAAGAAGGTATGGGAATGTATAATACAGAACGTGAAGAGTTGTTTATTGAAAACGCCTATTCTATTTGTAAAAACATTTCTATTGACTACGGAGTAATGGAAAGTGCCGAAAATGTATATGTTCTGAGTTCTGATTTTGGATGGTCCGATTTAGGCACATGGGGTTCTTTGTATGCCATCAGAGATAAGGATGAGAATGAAAACACCATACTCGGTAAGAATGTGATGACCTATGATACTAAAAATAGCATTGTAAATGTAAAAGGAAATAGGTTGGTCGTTTTGCAAGGTCTCGATGATTACATTGTGGTTGATGAAGATAATATCCTGTTAGTTTGCAAGAAAACAGATGAACAAAGCATCAAAACCATTGTGAATGATGTGAAGGCTACTAAGGGCGATAAATTTGTTTAA
- a CDS encoding ChaN family lipoprotein: MKRFLLFIIPLVILSIAFKTDKPSYQIFKKDGKTIKYQKMIKSIEDADIVMFGELHNNPICHWLQLELTKDLFDVNGESLVLGAEMFESDNQIIIDEYFADFFAAKKFEADARLWPNYKTDYKPLLEFAKTNNLDFIATNVPRRYASIVHKKGFEALEELPEASKVFLAEIPIVYDAELPAYKEMMEMMKDMGHANENLPKAQAIKDATMAHFILKNLKEGQQFLHYHGTFHSNNFEGIVWYLKQANPNLKIVTIASVEQSEIEKLEEGNLNLADFILAVDEDMTKTH; this comes from the coding sequence ATGAAACGATTTCTATTATTTATTATCCCACTAGTAATACTATCTATTGCATTCAAAACGGATAAACCCTCCTATCAAATTTTCAAAAAAGACGGTAAAACCATCAAATATCAAAAGATGATAAAATCCATAGAGGATGCTGACATTGTAATGTTTGGAGAATTACACAACAACCCGATATGCCATTGGCTGCAACTTGAATTAACAAAAGATCTTTTTGATGTAAATGGAGAAAGCTTAGTTCTTGGAGCAGAGATGTTCGAATCGGATAACCAAATTATTATTGACGAATATTTTGCAGACTTTTTTGCAGCAAAAAAGTTTGAAGCAGATGCTAGATTATGGCCAAATTACAAAACTGATTACAAACCATTATTAGAATTTGCCAAAACAAATAATTTAGACTTTATAGCTACAAATGTCCCTAGAAGATATGCCAGTATCGTTCATAAAAAAGGATTTGAAGCTTTGGAGGAATTACCAGAAGCTTCAAAAGTATTTCTAGCAGAAATCCCTATTGTTTATGATGCTGAATTACCTGCTTACAAAGAAATGATGGAAATGATGAAAGATATGGGTCACGCCAATGAAAACCTCCCTAAAGCACAAGCCATTAAAGACGCTACTATGGCTCATTTTATCTTAAAAAACCTAAAAGAAGGTCAGCAATTCCTTCATTATCATGGGACCTTTCATAGTAATAATTTTGAAGGAATAGTATGGTATCTCAAGCAAGCCAATCCTAATTTAAAAATTGTGACTATTGCAAGTGTAGAACAGTCTGAAATTGAAAAACTAGAAGAGGGAAATTTAAATCTTGCTGATTTCATTCTTGCTGTAGACGAAGACATGACAAAAACTCATTAG
- a CDS encoding WbuC family cupin fold metalloprotein: MIKIDRKLLDRLTESAKNSERKRMNYNFHPQLDDPIQRLLNALEPETYLPPHRHQDPDKEEVFLVLRGKLVLIEFDDDGSVLSHMIIEPQNGTYGGEVACGVWHTLISLESGTVIYEVKKGPFAPISRDNFASWAPLDSSLKAKQYQEELLKSIGILR, from the coding sequence ATGATCAAAATCGATAGAAAGCTTCTTGATAGATTAACAGAAAGTGCAAAGAATAGTGAACGGAAGCGCATGAATTATAATTTCCACCCTCAACTAGATGATCCTATCCAACGACTCTTAAATGCATTAGAACCTGAAACATATTTACCACCACACCGTCATCAGGATCCTGATAAGGAAGAAGTGTTTTTGGTGTTACGAGGGAAGCTAGTACTTATAGAATTTGATGATGATGGTTCTGTTTTATCCCATATGATAATAGAACCTCAAAACGGAACCTATGGAGGAGAAGTGGCATGTGGGGTTTGGCATACTTTGATTTCATTAGAATCAGGAACTGTGATTTATGAAGTTAAGAAAGGACCATTTGCTCCAATATCACGAGATAATTTTGCTTCTTGGGCTCCTCTGGATAGCTCTTTGAAAGCAAAACAATATCAGGAGGAATTGTTAAAAAGCATTGGAATCCTCAGGTAA
- a CDS encoding dihydrofolate reductase family protein: MRKLKLYITTSFDHYIARANGDVSWLDLPEYIIEGEDYGRQDFYNSIDTTIMGHTTYKIIKGFNKPFPYPDKKNYVFTRQQGLKGNNDIEFIEEDIASFVNRLKRQNGKDIFLVGGGQVNQILINYNLIDEIILNIIPIMLGHGVKLFHGVIKEKKLNLVESKHYTNGVLQLKYVR; the protein is encoded by the coding sequence TTGAGAAAACTTAAACTATATATCACTACTAGCTTCGACCATTATATCGCTCGAGCCAATGGCGATGTAAGCTGGTTAGATTTACCAGAATATATAATTGAAGGAGAAGACTATGGCCGTCAAGATTTTTATAATTCTATAGACACCACTATCATGGGTCATACTACCTATAAAATCATTAAAGGCTTCAATAAACCATTCCCCTACCCAGACAAAAAGAATTATGTTTTTACTCGTCAGCAAGGTTTAAAGGGGAATAACGATATAGAATTTATCGAAGAAGACATTGCCTCTTTTGTAAACAGGTTGAAAAGACAAAATGGCAAAGATATCTTTCTTGTTGGAGGAGGACAGGTGAATCAAATCCTTATCAATTATAACCTTATTGATGAAATTATATTAAATATAATCCCCATTATGTTAGGGCATGGGGTCAAACTCTTCCATGGAGTTATCAAAGAAAAAAAACTGAATTTGGTGGAAAGCAAACATTATACTAATGGGGTTTTGCAACTGAAATATGTGAGATAA
- a CDS encoding transglycosylase SLT domain-containing protein — protein sequence MLRGLFKFFIFTLLLSQFTACESPIVAKKEPKTPSSHVKKNHLKKIQEKGKIVVSTDYNSHGYFIYKGTPMGFQFELLNSFADYLGVKLEISVRNDLNEALLDIKLKKCDLLAMDLAITAKRRKSMLFTEPIYQSRQVLVQKMPDNWRKMQTWDEIESHLLRDAIDLQGKTVHIQKGSVFYNRLNHINIETGGDILIIEDDLSVDELIEKVENGEIKYTVCDSHVGAINKKYHKNIDIETMLGAYSQNLAWALPLGSDSLLLEINQWLKEYKKSKEFYYVYNKYFKNSRTTMMAKSEYNSNQGGKISPYDELIKKYSEDINWDWRLLASLIYQESKFDPNAESWSGAFGLMQMMPQTAEQYGVSDSSAPSTQIEAGAKYIKLIDRQLEPLVPDSNERKKFVMASYNAGLAHVLDAQRLAKKYNKDPEKWNNNVDYYLLNKSNPKYYQDTVVYYGYCRGSEPYKYVNEIYERYQHYTNLIKDSIAPPN from the coding sequence ATGCTCAGGGGACTATTTAAATTTTTCATATTCACGCTTCTACTAAGTCAGTTTACGGCTTGTGAATCCCCGATTGTAGCAAAAAAGGAGCCCAAAACACCTAGTTCTCATGTTAAGAAAAACCATTTAAAGAAAATACAAGAGAAAGGAAAAATCGTTGTTAGCACTGATTATAACAGCCATGGTTACTTTATTTATAAGGGAACACCAATGGGTTTTCAATTTGAATTACTAAACTCTTTTGCTGATTATTTAGGGGTGAAATTAGAAATCTCGGTTAGAAATGATCTCAACGAAGCATTATTAGATATTAAGCTAAAGAAATGTGATTTATTAGCCATGGATTTAGCTATAACAGCCAAACGCAGAAAAAGCATGCTCTTTACCGAACCCATTTATCAATCTAGGCAGGTATTGGTTCAAAAAATGCCTGATAATTGGCGAAAGATGCAAACTTGGGATGAAATTGAATCTCACCTCCTAAGAGATGCCATTGATTTACAAGGAAAAACAGTACATATTCAAAAGGGATCCGTATTTTACAATAGGCTCAACCACATCAACATAGAAACCGGAGGAGATATCCTTATCATTGAAGATGACCTTTCAGTGGATGAGTTAATCGAGAAAGTAGAGAATGGTGAAATAAAATATACAGTTTGTGACAGTCATGTGGGCGCTATTAACAAAAAGTACCATAAAAATATTGATATTGAAACAATGCTAGGAGCATATAGCCAAAATTTAGCATGGGCCCTTCCTCTTGGTTCCGATTCATTACTGCTTGAAATAAATCAATGGCTAAAGGAATATAAAAAGTCTAAAGAATTCTATTACGTCTACAATAAATACTTTAAGAATTCTCGTACCACAATGATGGCAAAAAGTGAGTATAACAGCAACCAAGGAGGAAAGATTTCACCCTATGATGAGCTCATCAAAAAGTATAGTGAAGATATCAATTGGGATTGGAGACTATTAGCCAGTTTAATATATCAAGAATCAAAATTCGACCCAAATGCAGAATCATGGAGTGGTGCTTTTGGCCTCATGCAAATGATGCCACAAACAGCTGAACAATATGGTGTTTCAGATTCCTCGGCACCCTCTACTCAAATTGAAGCTGGGGCAAAATACATCAAACTAATTGATCGTCAACTAGAGCCTTTAGTACCCGACAGTAATGAAAGGAAGAAGTTCGTTATGGCTTCCTATAATGCTGGTTTGGCACATGTGTTAGATGCACAACGATTGGCTAAAAAATACAATAAAGACCCCGAAAAATGGAACAATAATGTTGACTATTATTTACTCAATAAATCAAATCCCAAATACTATCAAGATACGGTAGTTTATTATGGGTACTGCAGAGGCTCTGAGCCGTATAAATATGTCAATGAAATTTATGAGCGTTACCAACATTATACCAATTTAATAAAAGACAGTATCGCCCCCCCAAATTAA
- a CDS encoding MFS transporter — translation MKNQTFLIISINIAALMVLMDLSAINIALPTIKEYFDISVTTVSLILMSSMLTATGTALIMGKFIESQNSKTILTTAFLLFGITTTITSQISNFYWLIPIRFIQGIAEAALYVSGPALIKQLVAASKQQKEYGRWMMSCGLGISLGPLIGGLLIHSFGWQTVFLINLPLSIIGILFAYQIKIENPKIDPNKVDILGGIYSFLFLGFFILFFNLVTSSSVNVLSKLGSASASLLFLILFIKQEKTSSTPVLDLKLFKTINFRQANLGFLLFFLVNIGSRFLRPFYFEETRFLNPSTSGILMMVSPSVMLVLSYFSHLFRNYFSTRNMVILGNILLSISMLMFSFWNTDSSMIFIIVSMVILGLAMGFYYPATTQIGMKSLPQGKHGMGSASISISKSIGKLMGVLLFGLFFQVSFEFFSHQNLSYFLIKSEAIQLVFTVAFGISILNTLLSLGIKNEK, via the coding sequence ATGAAAAATCAGACTTTTCTGATTATTTCAATCAACATTGCAGCATTAATGGTATTAATGGACCTTTCTGCTATTAATATTGCCTTGCCTACCATTAAAGAATACTTCGATATTTCAGTCACCACAGTTTCATTAATTCTAATGTCGAGCATGTTAACTGCTACTGGAACTGCTTTAATCATGGGAAAGTTTATTGAATCCCAAAATTCGAAAACGATTCTAACGACTGCTTTTTTATTATTCGGCATCACCACCACAATCACCTCTCAAATTTCAAACTTTTACTGGCTCATTCCCATTCGCTTTATTCAAGGGATAGCGGAGGCTGCTTTATATGTGAGTGGTCCTGCATTAATCAAACAACTTGTAGCAGCATCAAAACAGCAAAAAGAATATGGAAGATGGATGATGAGTTGTGGATTAGGAATTAGTTTAGGGCCATTAATAGGAGGTCTACTTATCCACTCTTTTGGTTGGCAGACAGTTTTTCTAATTAACCTCCCTTTGTCAATAATCGGAATCCTCTTTGCATATCAAATCAAAATCGAAAATCCAAAGATAGACCCAAACAAAGTTGATATACTCGGTGGTATTTATAGTTTTTTATTTTTAGGTTTCTTTATCTTATTCTTTAACCTTGTTACATCTTCCAGTGTCAATGTACTAAGTAAATTGGGTTCCGCTTCTGCTAGTCTTTTATTCCTGATTCTATTTATCAAACAAGAAAAAACAAGCAGCACGCCAGTTCTGGATTTAAAACTATTTAAAACCATCAACTTTCGACAAGCCAATTTAGGTTTCCTCCTCTTCTTTTTAGTGAATATAGGAAGTCGATTTCTCAGGCCTTTCTATTTTGAAGAAACTAGATTTTTGAATCCTAGCACTTCAGGAATTTTAATGATGGTTTCCCCGAGTGTAATGCTGGTATTATCATACTTCAGTCATCTTTTTAGGAACTATTTCAGCACCAGAAACATGGTCATTCTTGGGAATATTCTATTAAGCATATCCATGCTGATGTTCAGTTTTTGGAATACCGATTCTAGTATGATATTCATTATTGTTTCAATGGTTATACTAGGTTTAGCTATGGGTTTCTATTATCCTGCTACTACACAAATAGGCATGAAAAGTCTTCCACAGGGGAAACATGGAATGGGGTCTGCAAGCATTTCTATTAGTAAAAGTATAGGTAAACTGATGGGTGTTTTATTATTTGGCTTATTTTTTCAAGTTTCCTTTGAGTTTTTCTCCCATCAAAACCTAAGCTACTTTCTTATAAAATCTGAAGCGATTCAACTAGTATTTACTGTTGCTTTCGGCATAAGTATATTAAACACCCTCCTATCTCTAGGAATAAAGAATGAAAAGTAA
- a CDS encoding S41 family peptidase — MRSTFTLFLSSLLLLSQIAVAQNKSHAFEISKNLDIYATLIKELNNNYVEEINPGELNTIALDAMLSSLDPYTIYIPESKIEDMKFLTTGEYGGIGVSVIKRDDKVIIASLEGNSPAVESGLLAGDEVISIDGQDLSELTDEEISLLLKGQPGTPTQIVLKRWGITEFIIKEVLRRNLNVDNIPFYGMLDSAYAYINLTSFTKDAASKSAKAFLELKKNNPQGLIFDLRGNGGGLIGEAVDILNIFIDNGQEVVRTKGRLREKNYIYKTRKSAIDLEMPVVFLVDRNSASASEIVSGAIQDLDRGVILGERTYGKGLVQSVLPLSFNSQFKVTIAKYYIPSGRCIQAIDYSHKDKNGDAILVNDSLLEAFKTKNGRTVYDGRGIKPDVILSPKDFSDISEALIDKFLIFDFCTEYRLSHDSIAAADEFEISEVIWNDFLTFLKGKDISYKSALELQLDKIKKQIVADSLYDGLEEICEQIQQKIDAKKENEIEEHKDEIIRILKTDLVSRYYYTKGVIVANLYEDRAIAKAISLISNIEEYNKILKIDANK, encoded by the coding sequence ATGCGCAGTACTTTTACATTATTCCTAAGTAGTTTACTCTTGCTATCACAAATTGCTGTAGCACAAAATAAATCACATGCATTTGAGATATCAAAGAATTTAGATATTTATGCTACACTTATAAAGGAGCTTAACAATAATTATGTTGAAGAAATAAATCCCGGAGAGCTGAATACCATTGCATTGGATGCTATGTTGTCATCTCTAGATCCTTATACTATTTATATTCCGGAAAGTAAAATTGAGGATATGAAATTCTTAACCACCGGAGAATATGGTGGAATAGGAGTCAGTGTAATTAAACGAGATGATAAAGTTATAATAGCATCATTAGAAGGTAATTCTCCAGCTGTAGAATCTGGTTTGTTGGCTGGTGATGAGGTTATAAGTATCGATGGTCAAGATCTATCCGAATTAACAGATGAAGAAATTAGCCTATTATTAAAGGGGCAGCCTGGAACACCAACTCAAATTGTTCTTAAACGATGGGGAATTACAGAATTTATTATAAAAGAAGTGCTCAGAAGGAATTTAAATGTAGATAATATCCCTTTTTATGGAATGTTGGATTCAGCTTATGCGTATATTAATTTAACCTCTTTTACTAAAGATGCGGCATCAAAATCGGCCAAAGCATTTTTGGAATTAAAAAAGAATAATCCGCAGGGATTAATTTTCGATTTAAGAGGAAATGGAGGAGGCTTGATAGGAGAGGCTGTTGATATTTTGAATATTTTCATCGATAATGGTCAAGAAGTGGTTAGAACAAAAGGTAGATTAAGAGAGAAAAACTATATCTACAAAACACGTAAATCAGCCATTGATTTGGAAATGCCAGTCGTATTCTTAGTGGATAGAAACTCAGCCTCAGCTTCAGAGATTGTAAGTGGAGCCATTCAAGATTTAGATAGAGGGGTTATTCTTGGGGAAAGAACCTATGGAAAAGGCTTGGTTCAGAGTGTATTGCCCTTAAGCTTTAATTCTCAATTTAAAGTTACTATTGCTAAGTACTATATTCCTAGTGGTAGATGTATTCAGGCCATTGATTACTCTCATAAGGATAAAAATGGAGATGCAATCCTTGTAAATGATTCTTTGTTGGAAGCCTTCAAAACAAAAAATGGGCGCACTGTTTATGATGGTCGCGGCATTAAGCCTGATGTTATCTTGTCACCTAAAGACTTTAGTGATATCTCTGAGGCTTTAATTGATAAATTTCTAATATTTGACTTTTGCACCGAATATAGACTAAGCCATGATAGTATTGCAGCAGCTGATGAATTTGAGATTTCTGAGGTGATTTGGAATGATTTCTTGACTTTTCTTAAAGGTAAGGATATATCATATAAGTCAGCGTTGGAATTGCAGTTGGACAAGATAAAAAAGCAAATTGTTGCTGATAGTTTGTATGATGGCTTGGAGGAGATTTGTGAACAGATTCAACAAAAAATAGATGCTAAAAAGGAAAACGAGATAGAAGAGCATAAAGATGAAATAATCAGAATTCTTAAAACAGATTTAGTGAGTCGCTATTATTATACAAAAGGTGTTATTGTAGCCAACCTCTATGAGGATAGAGCAATCGCAAAAGCTATATCGCTAATTTCAAACATCGAAGAATATAATAAGATTCTAAAAATAGACGCCAACAAATAA
- a CDS encoding O-antigen ligase, with protein sequence MGFQKGLISDTLYEKLLFWALALMVVSIPSSRVLMSMSQMAFGVLWLAHGQYRKKWSAFINNRVAVLMVSLFVIHFIGVFYSTDIDYALKDLRTKVPILIIPFMFSAFPKINSEKLYTLLKLFIGSVIMISLYVFVEHYNSQEVIRDLISREVFSHIRFSLNLNLALFFIVILLWKQKLGFMGKISAIVVFGWLFFFLLKLEAFTGIVVFAVLLLGMFMFVAIKVKKIIIKILLWSIVFFLPLFIGFYLLDFYEKNTKLEELDIENLDKWSPSGHYYYHRLDLGTENGKYVYAYIQEKELREEWNSRSEIKYDSLDSRGQMIKYTLIRYLTSIDQRKDKEGVMSLTKEDVANVENGIANVNYTKGFGIDARLMKILLEYNNYIRTGDPSGHSVMQRIEYWKTASYIIRNNFWIGVGTGDMNIAFQDKYDSVDSKLDLKWRLRTHNQYLSIWVGLGVLGFLWFIFVLIYPVLYLKAYKDLFFMVFFITLLVSMLTEDTIETQAGLSFYVFFYCLFLIIVPHENIQNKIVSNDQNR encoded by the coding sequence ATGGGTTTTCAAAAGGGTTTAATTAGTGATACGTTATATGAGAAGCTATTGTTCTGGGCTTTAGCATTAATGGTAGTTAGTATCCCTTCGTCTCGTGTATTGATGAGTATGTCGCAAATGGCTTTCGGAGTTCTATGGTTAGCTCATGGTCAATACAGAAAGAAATGGAGCGCCTTTATAAATAATAGAGTCGCTGTATTAATGGTTTCTCTTTTTGTTATCCACTTCATTGGGGTATTCTACTCTACGGATATAGATTACGCTCTGAAAGACCTACGGACCAAAGTTCCTATCCTTATTATTCCATTTATGTTTAGTGCTTTCCCGAAAATCAATTCTGAAAAACTTTATACGCTTTTAAAGCTATTTATAGGCTCTGTGATTATGATATCACTTTATGTGTTTGTAGAACATTATAATTCTCAGGAAGTGATAAGAGACTTGATAAGTAGAGAAGTTTTTTCCCATATTCGTTTTAGTCTTAATTTGAATTTGGCCTTATTTTTTATTGTCATTCTGCTTTGGAAGCAAAAATTGGGTTTTATGGGTAAGATATCTGCTATAGTTGTATTTGGATGGTTGTTTTTTTTCCTATTAAAACTAGAAGCATTTACTGGTATCGTTGTATTTGCTGTATTATTGCTTGGAATGTTCATGTTTGTTGCAATTAAGGTAAAAAAAATCATTATTAAAATTTTATTGTGGTCAATTGTATTTTTCTTACCTCTGTTTATTGGATTTTATTTACTTGACTTTTATGAAAAGAATACAAAGCTTGAGGAACTAGATATTGAGAATTTGGATAAGTGGAGTCCATCGGGTCATTATTATTATCATAGGCTAGATTTGGGTACAGAAAACGGTAAATATGTTTATGCATATATTCAAGAAAAAGAACTAAGAGAAGAATGGAATTCAAGAAGTGAGATAAAATATGATAGCTTAGATAGTCGGGGGCAAATGATTAAGTATACGCTAATACGATATTTAACCTCAATAGATCAACGAAAAGATAAGGAAGGCGTTATGTCCTTGACTAAAGAGGATGTAGCTAATGTTGAAAATGGTATAGCAAATGTAAATTACACTAAGGGTTTTGGTATAGACGCACGTTTAATGAAGATTCTATTGGAATATAATAATTATATTCGTACTGGCGATCCTAGCGGTCATAGTGTGATGCAGAGAATAGAATATTGGAAGACAGCTAGCTATATTATTAGAAATAATTTCTGGATTGGTGTAGGTACTGGAGATATGAATATTGCTTTTCAAGATAAATACGATTCTGTTGATTCAAAATTAGATTTAAAATGGCGCTTAAGAACGCACAATCAATATTTGAGTATATGGGTGGGTCTTGGAGTTTTAGGCTTTTTGTGGTTTATTTTCGTTCTTATTTATCCGGTCTTGTATTTAAAAGCATATAAAGATCTGTTTTTTATGGTATTTTTTATAACACTATTGGTTTCTATGTTAACGGAAGATACAATTGAGACACAAGCAGGACTTAGCTTCTATGTGTTTTTTTATTGTTTGTTTTTGATAATAGTGCCTCATGAAAATATCCAAAATAAAATTGTTTCAAATGATCAAAATCGATAG